The nucleotide window CTTTCTCACCAGCGACCATGGGAACGACCCGGCCATGCCGGGTACGGACCATTCCCGCGAATATGTGCCGCTCCTGGCCTATGGACCGAGACTTGCGCGCGGCGTCAATCTTGGCGTGCGGCAAAGCCTGGCCGACCTCGGCCAGACGATTGCGGATGCGCTCCACGTGAAACGGTTGCCGTGCGGAGAGAGCTTTCTGGATTCGCTTGCGCTGGGCTGATCACCGACAGATTCTGCAAGGAGGCGCATGTCTTTCGAAGATCGGCTGACGCAAGCGGGGATCGAGTTGCCGCTCCCGCCCAAACCGGTGGCGACCTATGTTCCCGCGGTGCAGGCGGGGGAATTGTTGTTTTTGAGTGGAGTCCTCCCGTTCCGCGACGGGAAGTTGACGCTGGTGGGCAAGTTGGGCCGGGACTTGACTGTCGAGCAGGGCTATGAGGAGTCGCAGGTTGCCCTGCTCAATGCGCTGGCTATCGTACGGAGCCACCTCGGCACGCTCGACCGGGTGAGGCAGGTGGTGCGCCTGGTCGGACACGTCGCGTCGGCGGAAGGCTTCGTGCAGCAGCCGGCGGTCATCAACGGAGCCTCGGACCTGCTTGTCAAATTGTTCGGCGAGGCGGGCCGCCATGCCCGTGTAGCGGTCGGCGCGGTTCAGCTTCCACTGAATGCGCCGGTCGAATTGGAGCTGATTTTGCAAGTCTTGCCGCCGCGGTGAGCCGTTGCCGCCCGACTCTCCGGACGGCTCCGTTCCTTGACAGGCAAAAAGAACGCTTGTTATAGTGCGTGCGTTTTGGCTGTCTGGCAGCCTCGTTTCGGCCTCCATGCCTCCTCTCGCGGGGTCGTTCACCACGCTCAGGAGTACGTTCTTCCGGACACATTCAGGAGCCCGCATCATGTGGCCTATTGCCGTTTTGACCCTGGTCCTGCCAATGTTTGCCTGGTCGTCTTCCGCTTGGGCCGGAACCGCACTTGCGCCGGATGCTGCGCCTCCTGGCGCGACCGTCACGATTACCGGCAAGGGGTTCGGGACATTCAAGTCCTCGCAGGACAACCGGGTCTTCTTCGGCAACGTTCCGGCCCTGGTGCAGCGGTGGGAACCGGATTTGGTTTCCGTCAAAGTTCCCTTGCGGGCGGCCACCGGTCCCGTCGAAATCGTAAAAGGAAAAAAAAGGATCCAGGCCGGCACTTTTACCGTCCTGCGCCCGATCATTCAGGCCGTGACCCCAGGGGAGACGGAGCCAGGTTCGGTGCTTCAGATCAGCGGCGCCCACTTCGGCAATACGGCCGGCTCCAAAGACCCCAATACGATGTTCGGCGTCAACGACGTCTTGATCAGCGGCGTGCCGGCCAGGGTGCGCCGCTGGCGTGATGACCGGATCGAAGTCGAAGTGCCGGCCAATGCCGCTTCGGGCGACGTGCTGGTCCGGTTGGCTTCCTCGGACCCCCTGCCGGACGGGTCTTGCTGCGCGCCGGTCGAGTACAGCGTGAGCAATGCGGTCGCCCTCAGCGTCCTGCCCTCCATCCGGGTGGACCCTCTCACCGGTCCGGTGGGCACCAAAGTGGTGCTGTTCGGAAAAGGCTTCGGCGCCGGCAAGAGTCCCGCCGATGCCATCCTGTTCAACGGCCGTCCTGCGACCGTGGCCCAGTGGACGGACCAGCTCATTGTCGCGCATGTGCCGCTCAATGCTGCCAGCGGTCCAATCGTGATCAAGCAAGGATCGGTCGAGCGGACGGTCGGCCAGTTTGCGGTGCGCATGCCCAAGGCCACCGGTCTGTCGCCCGCCAGCGCGCCGATCGGAAGTCTGCTGCGGATCACCGGCGAAAATTTCGGCTTCTATTCGGAAAGCGGCGCCTCACCGTTCGCGTTTGCGGATTTCAACAAGGGTGACAACGGAGTGGAAATCGGCGGGGTGCCGGCCATTATCTATCGCTGGCATGACGACAAAATCGACGTGTGGATCCCCTACAGCGTCAAGAGCGGACCGGTGGTCGTCAAGCGTGGAGCCACTGTGCCCAAGGAAGACGGGACCTGCTGTGCGGAGCGGGGACTGGTGACGACCGAGGCGGGGATTTTTTCCCTCGTGGTCCCCCAGGTGGAGTCCTTTTCTCCGGCGACGGCCGGCCTGGATGAGGTGGTGACGATCAAAGGCTCCGGGTTCGGGAACTTCCTGAAGACCACGGAAGCGACCCAACCTGGCTTGAACGAAGGGGGCCATGACTTCGCTCCCATCAAGCTTGGCGAAAATGTCTCTCGCAGCGAGGTCCTGTTCAACGGTTTGGCCGGCATGATCGTGTCCTGGACCGATACGGAGATCAAGGTTCGAGTGCCCAGACGTCAAATGTTCGGGATTGGGAAGATGAACGAATTCGTGACGGGCGCCATTGCTGGGCCGCTGGTGGTGCGACGAGGGTCCTGGGATTTGTTGCCGGACGGCGCTTGTTGCACTCAAAAACAATGGGTGAGCGTCGAAGCAGGGCAGTTTACGATCCAAGCAAAAGGGCTCCCTGATCCAGGGTACTTCAACAGCCCCGACCAGAAGGGCCGTGAGTGATCCATGGGGACGATGCGGCGATGGCGGAAGGCGAGACTCGTGGGGCCGGCGCTGCTGGCTGCTGTAGCCCTGTTCTGCTTCAACAGTCCTTCAGGGGCTGCCCCGATCGCGGCGATTCCCCAGAAGAGCGGGATCGACGCGACCCTGATGGGGATTTATTTTCTGAATGCAAAGAGCGGTTGGGCGGTGGGAAGCGGCGGCGTCATCGTCCGGACAACCGACGGGGGGAAGCGCTGGAAAGCGGCGCCCAGTTCGACCAACGTTCAGCTCAGCGGCGTGTTTTTTGCCGACGCGATCCATGGCTGGGCCGTGGGGGCCAACGGCACGCTGCTGCATTCCCGTGACGGCGGGGAAAAATGGGAGCCCCAGGCCAGCGGCACTCAGTCGTCCCTCTATGGAGTCTTTTTCCTGAGTCCGGCCCTGGGCTGGGTGGTGGGGGGCGCAGGGACGATTTTGCAGACCGAGGACGGAGGCAGGCACTGGGTCGATCAAACCAGCAGGACGAATGCCACCTTGTATGCCGTTCAGTTTTTGGATCAGCGTAACGGGAAGGCGGTCGGGGCGCTGGGGACGATCCTGTCGACGGAGGACGGAGGCCGTACCTGGTCGGCGCAGGAGACCCAGAGTTCGGCCACGTTTTTTGATGTGTTCTTCGCCGATCCTCTGAACGGGTGGGTCGTCGGCAATGCGGGCGCGATGTTTCAAACCCTCAACGGGGGCGCGCAGTGGGTGGACCGCTCGCTGCCTTGCGCCGGGTCCTGTTCACGGCTCACGGACCTGCTCAGAGTGAGGTTTACCGACGGCAAAGCCGGTTGGGTTGTGGGGGAGCGAGGCACGATTTTCAGAACCACCGACGCAGGCTTTAATTGGGTACTGCAAGAACACTCAAGCAAAGCCTCTCTCTTCGGTCTGAGCTTTCCGGCTGCGGGTCAGGGCTGGGCGGTCGGGGAGCGGGGCACGATTCTGCAGATCACAGCACCGCAATAGCTTTCAGCGATCAGCTCTCAGCGTATCTTCTCGAAGGCTGACGGCTGTCGGCTGATGGCTGAGAACTTCCCACAATTCACCCCAGTTCCCCTAAGCGGCTTTGGATGACCGTCAAGGCCGCGATCGCCGCTGTTTCAGCCCGAAGAATCCTCGATCCCAAAGTCACCGGCAGGAATCCCTGCTGCAACGCCAGGTCGAGTTCATCCCGCCGCCAGCCTCCTTCCGGGCCCACTGCAACGATCACCCTTGTCGCGGCTCCGGCAGGCAAGACGACCCCCTGCAGGCTCGATCCGCTGCTTCGTTCGCTCAAAATGAGCTTTGTGTCCTGGGCCGATTGGCCGGCAAAGAAGGCATCAGCTTTCTGGGGTGCGGTCACGATCGGCACATCCCATCGCTCGGACTGTTGCGCCCCTTCGAACGCGATCCGTTGCCACCGCTCCTGTTGCGCGTCGGAACGGGAAGGGCGTGGCCGAACGATCCCTTGTTCGGTCACCAGCGGAATGAGGGCCGCAACCCCGAGTTCGGTGGCTTTTTGAATGGTCCAGTCCATCCGATCGCCTTTGAGAATCGTCTGCGCGAGGGTGATGGTGGGGCTACCGGGAACCGGGCCGACCCGCTCCTCCACAATCCGGCTGATGATGGCCTGCTTGGTGACCTGGAGGGCTTTTACCAGATATCGTCGTCGCCGTTCGTCGCCGATCCAGAAAGTTTCTCCCTCCGCGACACGGAGGCTGCCGCGGAGATGGTCGCAGAGGGGACCGGTAATCGTGACGGTTCCGCTGGTGACCTGGGTCGAATTGATGAAGAAGACGGGCATCAGGAGACGTTAGGCGTGAAACGTGAGGCGTGAGGGGAGGCGGCTCTCGTCAGGCCTGTCCCCATACCACTCACGGCATTCTAGGTCACTCGAAGTACGTCTTCATCTTGTCGAAAAACCCATCCCCATCCTGATCCATGGTCATGCCGCTTTCTTTCGCGAATTCCGCCAGAAGCGTCTTCTGTGCGG belongs to Nitrospirota bacterium and includes:
- a CDS encoding RidA family protein translates to MSFEDRLTQAGIELPLPPKPVATYVPAVQAGELLFLSGVLPFRDGKLTLVGKLGRDLTVEQGYEESQVALLNALAIVRSHLGTLDRVRQVVRLVGHVASAEGFVQQPAVINGASDLLVKLFGEAGRHARVAVGAVQLPLNAPVELELILQVLPPR
- a CDS encoding 16S rRNA (uracil(1498)-N(3))-methyltransferase, with translation MPVFFINSTQVTSGTVTITGPLCDHLRGSLRVAEGETFWIGDERRRRYLVKALQVTKQAIISRIVEERVGPVPGSPTITLAQTILKGDRMDWTIQKATELGVAALIPLVTEQGIVRPRPSRSDAQQERWQRIAFEGAQQSERWDVPIVTAPQKADAFFAGQSAQDTKLILSERSSGSSLQGVVLPAGAATRVIVAVGPEGGWRRDELDLALQQGFLPVTLGSRILRAETAAIAALTVIQSRLGELG